In Rhodamnia argentea isolate NSW1041297 chromosome 11, ASM2092103v1, whole genome shotgun sequence, one genomic interval encodes:
- the LOC115735807 gene encoding non-symbiotic hemoglobin 1, with translation MNPMDIKPHVSHGTEVPAFACGTIPMPKSGSRLVHQGQSNELSCIKRDGWLGRLRCRNSQPLRGVERIKKWEVRAFTEEQEALVLKSWNSMKKNGAELGLKFFLRVFEIAPSAKKLFSFLRDSDVPPEQNPKLKAHAMTVFVMTCESAIQLRKAGKATVRESNLKDLGATHFQYNVVDEHFEVVKFALLEIIKEAVPEMWSPEMKSAWGEAYDQLAAAIKSEMKPQIST, from the exons ATGAATCCCATGGACATCAAGCCTCACGTCTCTCATG GAACTGAAGTTCCTGCCTTTGCATGTGGGACTATTCCAATGCCCAAATCTGGGTCAAGACTCGTGCATCAGGGTCAGTCCAACGAGCTTTCATGTATCAAAAGAGATGGATGGTTGGGCAGGCTCAGATGTCGAAATTCGCAGCCGCTTAGAG GTGTGGAGAGGATTAAAAAGTGGGAAGTTAGAGCCTTCACAGAGGAACAGGAAGCTCTAGTCCTAAAGTCATGGAATTCAATGAAGAAGAATGGTGCTGAACTGGGCCTCAAGTTCTTCCTCAG AGTCTTTGAGATTGCACCGTCAGCCAAGAAGCTATTTTCGTTCCTGAGAGATTCAGATGTTCCTCCGGAGCAAAACCCGAAGCTCAAGGCCCATGCCATGACCGTATTTGTTATG ACTTGTGAATCGGCCATACAACTTCGTAAAGCCGGAAAAGCTACCGTGAGAGAGTCCAATTTAAAAGACTTGGGTGCTACTCATTTCCAATACAATGTGGTGGACGAACATTTCGAG GTTGTGAAGTTTGCATTGTTGGAAATCATCAAAGAGGCGGTGCCGGAGATGTGGTCACCCGAGATGAAGAGTGCATGGGGAGAAGCTTACGATCAGTTGGCAGCCGCGATCAAGAGCGAAATGAAGCCTCAGATTTCTACCTGA
- the LOC125312460 gene encoding hemoglobin-2, with protein sequence MEGRVFTEEQEALVVKSWSVMKKNAAELGLKFFLKIFEIAPSARKVFPFLRDSNVPLEQNPKLKTHAMSVFIMTCESAAQLRKAGKVTVRESSLKKLGSVHHESGVADEHFEVTKYALMETIKEAVPEMWCPEMKSAWGEAYDQLVAAIKSEM encoded by the exons ATGGAAGGAAGAGTTTTCACAGAAGAGCAGGAAGCTTTGGTGGTGAAGTCATGGAGTGTGATGAAGAAGAATGCGGCAGAACTGGGTCTCAAATTCTTCTTGAA GATATTTGAGATTGCCCCATCAGCCCGGAAGGTGTTCCCATTCCTGAGGGACTCAAATGTTCCCCTCGAACAGAATCCTAAGCTCAAGACCCATGCCATGTCTGTTTTCATTATG ACCTGTGAATCAGCGGCGCAGCTCCGGAAAGCGGGCAAAGTCACGGTGAGAGAGTCGAGCCTGAAGAAACTGGGCTCCGTCCACCACGAAAGCGGCGTGGCCGACGAACATTTCGAG GTGACGAAATATGCACTGATGGAGACCATAAAAGAAGCGGTTCCGGAGATGTGGTGCCCGGAAATGAAGAGTGCTTGGGGGGAAGCTTATGACCAGCTCGTTGCTGCTATCAAATCTGAAATGTAG